The sequence AGGTTATTGCTTCACGTTGGATTCGATGAAAACAGAGGTATGGCAATATTTTCAGGACAGCGAATGCAAGGTACTCGTCAAAGTACATGCTGTGGATAGTCGAGGCATAAGGTGTTTGCCAAAATGACACTTACCAATCCGCAATCCAGACCACCAATGGCAAAAGCTATCAACCCTGAATCAACCCGCGGAATTTGGGCTGTCATCTGGGCTTCCTCGGTGGGCACGCTCATCGAATGGTATGACTTCTACATTTTTGGAAGCCTAGCGCCTATCATTGCTACGCAGTTTTTTCCGAAAACCGATCCCACTGCGGCCCTGCTGAGCACGCTTGCCACGTTTGCAGCAGGGTTCATCGTGCGTCCGTTTGGGGCATTGGTTTTTGGGAGATTGGGCGACTTGGTGGGACGGAAATACACCTTTTTGCTCACGCTGCTCATCATGGGCGGATCGACCTTTTGCATCGGACTAATCCCGAGTTATGAAAAAATTGGATTCGCAGCGCCGATTATCGTCTTGGTTTTGAGGCTTTTGCAGGGGTTGGCTTTGGGTGGCGAATATGGCGGTGCTGCGACGTATGTAGCCGAACACGCACCTGCGCACCGCAGGGGATTTTTCACTTCGTGGATCCAAACGACAGCCACGTTGGGGCTGTTCCTTTCGCTGGGGATCATCCTGGCTACGCGCAACTTGCTGGACAGCGATTCGGCGACTTCCATTGCAAAATTCAACGACTGGGGCTGGCGGATTCCCTTTTTGGTGTCGATTCTGCTCGTTGCCGTTTCAATTGTCATTCGCCTGAAAATGAAGGAATCGCCTTTGTTTTCCAAGCTCAAAAGCGAAGGCAATGTTTCCAAAAATCCGCTAAAGGAGAGCTTTGGGCACAAGACGAATCTCAAAATGGTCCTGCTTGCCCTGTTTGGGGCGACGATGGGCCAAGGTGTGGTTTGGTACACCGGCCAATTTTATGCGCAATCCTATCTGGAAAACGTGCTGAAGGTCGATTTTGAGCAATCCCGCACGATTTTGATCTGGGCAATTGTCTTTGCGACGCCGTTTTTTGTGCTATTCGGGGCTTGGAGCGACAAGGTTGGACGGAAGTGGATCATGATGGCGGGAATGGCACTGGCGATTGTCTGCTATCGGCCATTGTTTGGAATGATGAAATTCTTTGTCGAAACCAACCACAAGATGTTGGTGGTGCTCGAAAATCCGACCGTCACATTTACTCCCATCGAAGGTTCCGAAAACCAGATTCGAAGAAGCGTCTACAAAAATGGAACTGCCGAATCCATTCTGATTACGACCTCGGTGACGGATACACTCTATGCCGACCCCGCCAAATCGACGGCAAAGCCGGAAACCAAAGTCTCCAAATTGCTAAACACCGCCGACTACTGGAAACTGGTTGGCATCGTTTTCCTGCTAATCCTCTTCGTCACGATGGTCTACGGCCCGATCGCCGCGTTCCTCGTCGAATTGTTCCCGACCAAGATTCGGTACACATCCATGTCCCTCCCCTATCACATCGGCAATGGCGTTTTTGGGGGATTGACGCCGTTTATTGCGACCATGTTTACCACGATTTATCCAGGCGATCCCCTCGTTGGTCTTTGGTACCCGATTGTGATTGCCGCTGTTTGCCTCGTGATTGGCACCGTTTACATTTCGAATCGCATTGACCCCAACGTCCAAGATTGACATGAATCAACTCAAAAAATACCTCGGTATCGTGTGGATGCTGCTCGGCCCGGCAGGAATCTACTTTCTGATTTCCACAGCCATGCAGGAGATTGCCAAAAAGCCAGTGATCGACACCAAAATCCAATGGGGTGTTTTTGTTGTCGTTTTCATCCCGATTGCGATTGGCATGATGATCTTCGGTTGGTTTGCGTTCAAGGGGGACTATGAAAATAGTTAGCAGTTGGCAGTTAGCAGTTAGCAGTTTTTTGGGGATGCCCAATTGGCATCATCACCACTGCTAACTGCTACTTTCTAACTGCTAACTAAAAAGATTATCTTCGCAACCGGATGTTCACCGAGTCGATTTTTATTCCGTTTGCTGAAGGCGAGTTGCTGCATGTGAAGCGGTTTTATGTGGATGCAAACGCTCCCGCGTTGTTGCTGATCCCCGGTTCCATTGAGAATGGGCATATTTTCTATTCGAAGTCAGGAAAGGGATTTGCGCCTTGGATGGCCGAGCGTGGGTTTGATGTATTTGTAGCCGACCTGCGCGGTCGCGGGCAAAGCACGCCCAAAATCAGCCGGGAATCCAAATTTGGGCAAGCGGAGGCATTGAGCGACGAATACCCCGCCTATTTCGCCAAAATCAAGGAGATCAAGGGGACCAATAAGGTTTTTGTGGCGACACATTCGTGGGCCGGAGTGAATGTACTTGCCTTTTTGGCGCGCCACGAAATGGATTTGGAAGTGCCCGCGGCCGTATTTTTCGGTGCGAAACGGCATATCTCCGTTCGGCCATTTCCACGTTACTGGCTGATGATCAGCTTGGCATGGAATCTTCTGGCAAAACGTTCGATCCGAAAACACGGCTTCCTACACGCGCTGCATTACCGCATGGGCAGTGACAGCATCAGCGCGCGCGACCACGCCGAGACGGATGCGTGGGTGCGTGCAGGGCAGGAATGGAAGCATTGGCATGACGGTTTTGATTACCGGGAGGCCTTTCGCAAAATGAAATTGCCGCCGATTCTCTACCTAGCCGGCAAAAAGGACCATGTTCTGGGGCATCCCAAGGATGTCGCCTTGCTCGCGGAAGAAACCGGCGCGCATCAAAACAAAAAGGTACTGGTACTGAGCAAAGCCAACGGATACCTTCACGATTACGGCCATATCGACATGCTCACCCATCCTGATGCGCCACGCGACCATTTTCCGGCTGTTCTCCAATGGTTCAAACAGCACGGAGCTCTCGAATAATTTCCGCATTTTTGTATGAAGTTAAGGTTAAGGCCAATTCCTCCGCTTTGAAGGAACGAACGGTCTGACCGATGAAAAATGCAGCGGATGGGATATCGACTTTTTTGTTTATTCGGCTTGCTGGCCCTTGGTTGCCTACCGGTGCAGGCGCAACAAATCACGCGCGGCCCCTATCTCCAAAACGCCACTGAAGACGCGATTTCGATACTTTGGCGAACCGATACGCTCTGTACAAGCCGCATTCGGTACGGTGCGAGTCCAGGCAATCTGAACCTAACCATCGTCGATACCACGCGCACCTACAACCATCGTGTGCGGATCACCGGACTCGATCCGTATTCCAGGTATTACTATGCGGCTGGCATCGACACTTTAGATTTGGAAGGCGATGACAGTTCGCACCATTTCCATACCAACCCCGTTCGCGGGACGGCGCAACCGATCAAAATTTGGGCTTTGGGCGACTTTGGCAGGGGAAATGCCCAAGAAAACTGGGTGCGAGATGGCTACGTTCGCCTCGCAAAGGCCGACCGTCCGGCAGACGTTTGGCTTTGGCTGGGTGACAATGCTTATGACACGGGTACCGATTCAGAATACACCCTCAAGGTTTTTGATGTATTCGACAGCCTGTTCGACAGTCAAATATTCTGGCCCACGCCCGGCAATCACGACTATGGTTCGGTGAATCAAAATGGCCTTCCTCCGACCCATACCGGCCCTTATTACAGCATTGTCGAGGTTCCGACCAATGGCGAGGCGGGCGGAATTGCCTCCGGCGGAGAGATGTATTATTCATTTGACTACGGCAACATTCATTTCGTTTCCCTCAACAGCGAATTGGGTCCTTGGATTCAAGGTGTGAATACGCCACTCACGCAATGGCTTGAGGCTGACTTGCAAGCGACAAATCAGCCGTGGAAAATCGTGTATTTCCATCAACCCCCGCATTCGAAAGGTTCACACAACTCCGACAATTTTTGGGAAACCACCATGTTTGGCATGCGCACCAACATCATGCCGATCGTCGAACGCCATGGGGTTGACCTCGTTCTGAGCGGCCATAGCCATGTGTATGAGCGCAGCAAGTTGATGAATGGATTTTACGACTGGTCATTTCTGTATGCGCCGATCTTTGAAGTTGATGGCGGAAGCGGCAACGAGACCTTGGGCGAGGAATACCACAAGGCACTCAGCGGTACAAACGCCAACAAAGGAACGGTCTATGTCGTTGCCGGCAATGGGGCAAGTTCGTATGCCTGGGGAGCTTTGAATCACCCGATGATGGTGGCCGGTTGGGGCTGCGACACCTGCGTCGGTTCGCTGATCATCGACGTCCACAACGATACCCTGCGTGGAAAATTCTACAGTTCGGCCGGAGTGGTCAAAGACCAATTCAGTATTTTCAAGGACTTGACCGTTGGATCCCTGCCTGCCGACGTACCTGAAAACGGACTCAAAATCTGGCCAAATCCATTTTCTGAACGCCTGGAGTTTGAAATTGAAACCAAACGCAGCGCACATCTCAGTGTGATGGTCAGCGATTTGGAGGGACGAGAAGTTTGGACGGACGAATTGGGCAAATTTGCGCCTGGCAGGCATTCCCTTGTATTGGCGAACCTGCCTGCGGACTTGCCATCCGGCAATTACATCCTGCAAATCAGCGACGGAATCGAGACTTGGTCCCATCGAATTGTGAAACAAAGCCATTAAATTCATGCAAAAACTGCGCATCAGCTGGCTATGGACCGCTTTGTTGCCTTTTCTGCTTTCCTGCGGCGGCGAACAGCGCCATGCACAGCAGGAATATGTTGCGGAAATGGCGAAAAGGAAACTCCCCATCCCGGCGGAAACCCTCAATAAGGAGGAAACCCTTCCTCAAAGGCTCATCGCAGCCTATCCTGACCATTTGGATCGCTTCGAAAACAACTTCATCGTTTGGAAAGACGGCACGAAAATGATCTGGGACGACGGAAAAGCAGGCAAGACCTTTCAGGAATTGGAGGAGAATGCAGATTTGGAGGACATGTTTGCCTTCGAATACCCCAAAGGAGCTGCCATTTTCAAGGAAAATTTCGATCCCGGCCGCATCCGAAACGAGGCGTTTTTCAGGAAAATGTATGGCGAGTCAGCCGCGATGGCCGGCAAGCAGCTGATCGGCGTCGATTGGTTTGGCTCGAAGATCAACGTCACGAAGGTCAACGGCGTCGACAAGGCTTTGGGGCGGGTTGCCGAGGAGCTGAAGGCTCTTCCCGACTTGCGGAAATACCTTGAAACGCCGGGTGGCGGGCATTATTGGCGGGTCATCGCGGGTACGACACGCCTGAGTGCGCATAGTTTTGGGATTGCCGTAGACATCAACACCGCCTACACGGACTATTGGCGATGGGGCAGCGAATTCAAAGCCGGCAAACCCTTGGTCTACCGCAACCGCATTCCGTTGCAGATCGTGGAAATTTTTGAAAGGGCGGGATTCATTTGGGGAGGCAAATGGTACCACTACGATACCATGCATTTCGAGTATCGGCCGGAGCTGCTATGACCTTTTTGCACCCGTCAGCAACCAATCTAGATGCCGAATTGCACGGAAACTTGCGTCCCGGCCGTCAAAAAATATCTCCTCTGTATTTCAACCGACGGATCGTCGACATTCCTTTGAGAAAACGTCCAATCTGAATGAAAATCTAGCTTCTTCATCTTACATTTACATTAGATCGCCTTATGGTAACAATTCGTTTACGCAATGAAGAAGATACTTTTTAGTCTGATTTTGCTGGCTTGCCTTGGTACGTTTGATGCCGCATTTGCGCAACAATGGCCGGGGTACATCCTCTACAGTGTGAGCAACAGCAACAGTGCCTATCTCTGCGACACCAACGGTACAACCTACCATACGTGGACCTTCACGAGCGCCGGCACAGGCTACGCGACGTACATGGAGCCCGGCGGCACGATCGTGCGTACGGTGAAAGTCAACAATTCGGCTTACCAAGGAGGTGGACTCACCGGTCGCTGCCAAAAGGTCGATTACAACGGGACGGTTACTTGGGACTGGACGCATTCGGCGAGTACCTACATGCTTCACCATGACCACCATGTGATGCCCAATGGCAATGTTTTGTTCATCGCCTATGAAAACAAAACCCCGCAAGAAGTCAGTGCCGCCGGTTGCAATTCAAGCATCACGGTCCAATCTGAGAAAATCATCGAGGTCCAACCCACCGGTGCCACCACCGGCACAATTGTCTGGGAATGGCATCTTTGGGATCACTTGGTACAAAATGTGGATCCCAACAAAGCCAATTACCAAACCTCGATCTCGGAGCATCCTGAGTTGATGAACATCAATTATAGCATCCAAAAGGACTGGATCCACATGAATGGCCTCGATTACAATGAGGCGACCGATCAGATTGTCTTCAGTTCCCACAACATGAGCGAGATTTACGTGATCGACCATAGCACGACGAGCGCCGAAGCGGCTACGCATGCAGGTGGCAATTCGGGTAAGGGCGGTGACTTCCTGTATCGCTGGGGAAATCCGCAAGTGTATCAAGCCGGCACGGCCAACGACAAAATCCTCAAAGTCTGCCACGACGCCCACTGGATTCCGGCCGGGACACCCAATGCTGGCAACCTCGTGGCATTCAACAACGACGGCATTTCGCAACAACAGAGCTGCATCGATCAAATCACCCCACCTGCCAACGGGTATCTGTTTGACCTCAATCCCGGGCCTGCCTACAGCCCGAGCACCTATACGGCGCGCCAAGCCTGCAATGGTCGCTCGAGCAACATGAGCAACTCCGTGCAATTCCCGAATGGGAACATGCAGATTTGCATGGCGACCTTGGGCACGATTTATGAAGTCAATTCGGCAGGGACGGTCCTTTGGACCAAACAAATCCAAGGCGGATTTGTGCCGCAGGCGCAGCGTTATTCGCTCTGTTACATCAACGGAAATGCCGAACCGACAGCAGTCGTGGCGGCTTCGCAAGACTCGGTTTGCCCCAATACCGCGGTGGATCTGCTCCTCACGCCTGGCGGGGGAAGCAATTATACTTACAACTGGGCGAGCAGTCCTGCAGGATTTAGCTCCACAAGCCAGAATCCGACGGTTACCCCAAGTGCCACGACCACCTATTTCGTAACCGTGACCAGCGGCGGATGTACGACGACGAATTCGATCCAAGTCGTCGTGACCTCGGCACCAACGCCGACCATCACCCAAAATGTCGACACGCTTTGCGCCTCTTCTGCAACTACCTACCAATGGTTTCTGAACGGAAGCCCAATTTCCGGAGCAACCGCACAATGTTATGTCCCCACCCAAAGTGGTGACTACACGGTCCAAACGACCGATGCCATCGGCTGTAGTTCAGCAGTTTCGGCCCTGGTCACCGTGAACCTGGTCGCGGTTTCCAATGCGTTTGCCCAAGGTTGGAGCTTCTACCCCAATCCAAGCAAAGGAACACTTTACATCGTCGCCCCGCAGGGAGCTGAATTTGTCGCCTCCGTGGCCGATGCCTGTGGCAAACGCGTGGCCTTCGCAGTCAATGCGCGGACGCTGGACCTCACGACCTTGAAGTCGGGCTTGTATTTCGTCTCGATTTACCAAGGTGAGCAGCTGCTTGTCACGCAAAAAATTGCATTAACCCATTGATTTTCACAATGTCATTCCCCAAGATGAAGCAACTTTCAAAATATACCGTACTTGTGCTGCTGAGCTTGTTGGTCACCGTGCCATCGATCCTGCAGGCCAAAAAGGTTAAATTCTCTGTGAACATGAAGGGTTGGATCATCAGCCCGATGGGGATGCATATTGTCGGTGATTTTCAGACGCTGGCAGGCTTTCCGGGAGGCGACTGGAATTCGGCGACAACCTCGATGTTTCAGGAACCAAGCGACACCAACATTTACAGCGTGGTCGTGGACATTCCGGCATTTGCCAAGTATGAATTCAAATTTGCCAATGGTGACCAGTTTTATGAGGTCGAATTTGTTCCCGTCGAATCCCGCGTGGGCTACAATTTCAACGACAGCCGTTGGATTTACATTGACTCCTTGGCAGCTGACACCCAGATGGTTGGGCCGATTCGCTTTTCAGGAAACGCGCCGATGGGACAATATTTGATGCGCTTTTTGGTGGATGTGCATGAGGAGCCGGTCGTGTCGCCTTTGGGCGTGCATGTCTCTGGCGACTACAATGCCTGGGGAACCCCACAGCATATGTACAGCTTCATTAGCGGCGTTTGGGAGCATATTGCCTACTTGGATTCCACGGATGGAGATGCTGCTTATATCTATTCCAATGGGAACAGCCTTGGCGACGAGGAATCTGTTCAAGGTTCCTGCACCGCCAATTCGAATCGTTTTTGGTCGTTCCGAAAGACACCGTTTTGCCTGTGGTATGTTTTGGAAGTTGCGCCGCTTGTGTGACCTCCGGCATCGCACAAGTTTGGGAACCTCGTTTGGAAGTTTATCCGAATCCAGCGGTGGAACGTGCTTTGGTACGTTTGGACAACCATTTTGGCGACTGGACCATGTTGGTACATGACAACCAAGGCCGATTGCTGAAGGTCCTCACGGGCAGCGGTGAGCAGGCGGTGGTGCTGGAGCAAGGCGAATGGGGAGCAGGGATGTATTTTGTGACGGTGACAGAGGCTACGGGCCAAAGTGCCACCCAGAAATTGATTTTCAGATGAGAAGACACATATTTTCGGAACGGCCATTGGGTCGGATTTTGGCTTGGGCCCTTTGGATTTTTCCAATGGGCCTTTTTGCCCAAACGACCTTTTACAATACAGGGCAGATCCAAAGGATTGAAATTCAGTTTAGTCAGCCCAATTGGGACTATCGGATGGACACCGCCAAGGCGGGCGCCGAAACCTATCTCATGGCTGACTGGGTCAAAATCAACGGCATCCGCTATGACAGCGCGGGCGTCAAGTACAAGGGCAACAGCTCCTACGACTCGACGCTGATCAAAAATCCGCTGAACATCGGCCTCGACGAATTCAAAAACCAAGCCCACGAGGGCTTTACGACGATCAAGTTGGGAAACTGCTATGCAGACCCCTCGATGATCCGCGAGGTGATGGCCTATGACATCCTCAGCAATTATATGCATGCCCCGCAGGCAAATTTTGCGCAGGTTTATGTCAATGGCAACTATTGGGGACTCTATTCGAATGCAGAAAACATCAACAAAGAGTTTTGCAGCACGCATTTCTATTCCTCATCGGGCACTTTTTTCAAATGCAATCCGATCGGGATTCCCGGTCCAACGACGAAAAGCAATTTGAAAACCATCGTCGGGGTCGACAGCACTGGCTATTTTCCCCGCTATGAACTCAAATCGACCACGGGCTGGAATGAACTCGTGGATTTGTGCAATGTCGTGACGAATACGCCCGCGGCATTGCCCGCCTCGATGGACATGGATCGCGTCATTTGGATGCTGGCATTCAACAACTTGCTCGTGAATCTGGACAGTTATTCAGGAGTATTTGCACAGAATTATTATCTCTACAAAGATCAGAATGACCGCTTTAATCCGATTGTCTGGGATTTGAACATGTCGTTTGGCGGATTCCCCTTTTTGGGTGGCGGCGCGACGGGAATGGGCAGCTTGACGGTTTCGGATATGGAGCAATTGGCGTTGGATGCCCATTCGACGGATCCGTATTGGCCGCTGATCAATGCTGTGATGAGCAATGCGCGTTCCAAAAGAAAGTACGTCGCGCACCTGCGCACCATCGCCGACGAAATGTTTACGAGCGGGCAATTCGCCGTGAATGCATCGAATTTTCAAACGCTGATCGACACGGCCGTTTCCAGCGATGCCAACAAGTTCTATTCCTACACCCAATTTCAGAATGGCCTGACAGCAAGCGCCCCCAACGGCGCCTACACCATCCCGGGAATCGGCAGCTTGATGACCGCGCGCCTGAGCTATTTGCAAGGCACACCCGAATTTGGCTATGTTCCGCCGGTAATCACTTCGCCCCTTGCGACGCCCGCATTTCCAGCATTCAATGACACGGTCATCATCACCGCCCAAGTCAGCGGCGCGGATTCCGTCTTTTTGGGCTACCGCAACGATCAAGCGTTGAAATTTGCGTCGATCACGATGCTGGACGACGGCCTTCATGGCGATGGCGCCGCCAACGACGGGGTCTTTGCAGCCGAAATCCTTCAAAACAGCGGCGTGACGCAATACTATATCTATGCTGAAAATGCCACTGCAGGCGCGTTTTCTCCGGCACGTGCCGAGCATGAATTCCATTCGGTACAGACGGCTTTGAACTTCCCCTCTCCCGGCGACTTGGTCATCAACGAATTTCTGGCTGTGAACCAAACCGGCCAAATGGATGAAACGGGGCAATTTGAGGACTGGATCGAGCTTTTCAACAATACACAAAGTGCTCTGTCCTTGACCGGCCTTTACCTGACCGACGATGTCCTGAATCCTACCAAATGCGCGCTTCCTTCGGGGACAACCATTGCACCGCAGGGCCTTTTGGTCATCTGGGCAGATCAGGACGCTTCATCACTTGGCGTCATCCACTGCAATTTCAAGTTGTCCAGTTTGGGCGAATCCATCAAACTCAGCAATGGCAGCAACATCACGTTTGACAGCCTGACTTTCGGCCCTCAAACCGCGGATGTCTCCCTAGGACGTTGTCCTGACGGGACCGGTGCATTTTCCGCACAACCTGCGCCGAGTTTCAACGCGTTGAATTGCGGCGTGCAAACCCAGGAATTTCAATACCTCAACCCCTATTTCGTCCTTTCTCCGAATCCAAGTAGCGAGCGGGTGCAAATCCTTTGTGAACAACGATTTGTAGGAAATCTCGAGGTCTTTGATCACCTGGGAAGGCCGATATTGACCTCAAAATGGACAGGAAACACTGAATTGAACATAAATTCATGGTCCACTGGAATATATTTTATTAGATTGGGCTTGAGTACGAAAAAGTTGGTCGTCGCTCACTAGATGCAAAAGCATGAGAAATAAAGATACCGATACTGGGAAGACGAGCTTCCGTAAACTTTTGCTGTTTGTTCCGCTTGTTTTCGCCTTGGTTTTTGTGGCCTGCGAAAAGGAGCCGGGCAAAGGCGGCCTCGCCACGATTCAGGGCAAGGTTTGGGGGCGTGACATCAATGCCTTGGGCGTGGTGCACGACAGCGGCTATGCCGGCGGATACAAGGTTTACCTCTCGTTTGGCGACAATACCTGGGTTGATGAAAGCGAAACCACCTCGCCCACAGGGGACTACGCTTTCCGAGGCCTCCAAAAGGGAACCTATCGCCTGTTTGTTTACTCCGAATGCGATTCCTGCTTGTTCAATGAAGAATATTCCGAGCAGGCCGTCGAAATCACGGAAACCAAACAAGTCGCCGTATTGCCGGACTTTGTGATCTACAAATAGAAATGCCCACAAGCCTTCATCAGCGTCCCAAATTTTTGCATGAACCTGCAAGTGTGGCGGCATTTGAGCCGGTGTCCCTTGCCGGGCTCGACAAGGTCAAGCTGATGAACCGCGTTGATTCCAAGTATGTATTTCACCGGAAACACCTCGACGAAATTCTGACCGAGGTCGCCCCGCATTATGCCGTTTTGGAAATTGCTGAAAAGCGGCTTTTTGACTACGCTTCGCTCTATTTTGATACGCCGGATTACGAACTCTACCGGCATCACCATATGGGCAAGCCCAATCGCGTGAAGTTGCGCTACCGGGAATACATCGACACCGGGGATGTCTTTTTTGAGGTCAAAAAGAAGATCAAAGGCATGCGCACCGACAAGTACCGCGTGCGCGAAGAGGCAATTATCAACGGCTTTACAGCGAAGGGCGAGGGTTTGATGGAACGCCTGAAGGTGAATGCGCTGGGGATGGAGGGCAAAGTTTGGATCTATTACCAACGCATTACATTGGCAGCGCACGCCTCCGAGGAGCGCGTGACGATCGACCTCAACATGCGTTTCAAAGATCAGAATGGCGAAATCGGGTTTGAGGATTTGGTCATTGCAGAGGTAAAACAAGCGCGGCTTTCCCGGCATAGCCCGATCGTCGTGGCGCTGCATGGGCGACGCATTCAGGACTTTAGGGTCAGCAAATACTCCTTGGCAGTAGCGATGCTCGTGCCCGGGATCAAAACACATGCTTTTAAAAGCAAGATTATTCGTCTGAACAAAATATTGAAATCGTAGATGGACATTGGAGAATTGACGGAACAGGCGGTGAATCCGCTGGCGAGCGTCGGCGGGTTATGGGAATTTCTGATCAGGTTTGGATTCAACTTGATCATGATCTTCGTGATTGTGATTTTCGTGTATTACCGGAATCACAAGAACAAGGACTTTGTCTTCACTTACTTTTTGTTCAACATCATCAACTTCCTGATTTGCTTTCTGTTAAGCACGGCGAAGTTGAAAATGGGCTTTGCCTTTGGCTTGTTTGCGATCTACTCGATTCTGAGGTACCGCACGGTCACGATCCCTGTGCGGGAAATGGGCTTTTTCTTTGTCGCGGTCACCTTGGGCATCATCAATGCCTTGGCTTCCCTCGACAATTTCTATGTGGAGCTCATTTCTGCGAACCTTGTGTTGGTCGCGTTGACCTTCATTTTGGATGG comes from Bacteroidota bacterium and encodes:
- a CDS encoding DUF4956 domain-containing protein; this translates as MDIGELTEQAVNPLASVGGLWEFLIRFGFNLIMIFVIVIFVYYRNHKNKDFVFTYFLFNIINFLICFLLSTAKLKMGFAFGLFAIYSILRYRTVTIPVREMGFFFVAVTLGIINALASLDNFYVELISANLVLVALTFILDGRFLPLKHENHKDIIYDRIDLIHPDRRPEMMNDLKARTGLNIHRVEFIKIDFMRDVARIHAFYFSDRNESPNMEISSGDSDD
- a CDS encoding polyphosphate polymerase domain-containing protein, with the protein product MPTSLHQRPKFLHEPASVAAFEPVSLAGLDKVKLMNRVDSKYVFHRKHLDEILTEVAPHYAVLEIAEKRLFDYASLYFDTPDYELYRHHHMGKPNRVKLRYREYIDTGDVFFEVKKKIKGMRTDKYRVREEAIINGFTAKGEGLMERLKVNALGMEGKVWIYYQRITLAAHASEERVTIDLNMRFKDQNGEIGFEDLVIAEVKQARLSRHSPIVVALHGRRIQDFRVSKYSLAVAMLVPGIKTHAFKSKIIRLNKILKS